Proteins encoded by one window of Candidatus Nitrosocosmicus hydrocola:
- a CDS encoding UBP-type zinc finger domain-containing protein: MNDDNNNIAGEQTIECDHIKVADLNKKGNTKGCEECEKIGSDWVHLRLCLTCGHVGCCDNSRNKHGTKHFKNTAHPIIKSYEPGESWKWCFVDELFIE; encoded by the coding sequence ATGAATGATGATAATAATAATATAGCCGGTGAACAAACTATAGAATGTGACCACATAAAGGTTGCAGATTTGAACAAGAAGGGAAATACAAAAGGTTGTGAAGAATGTGAAAAGATCGGTTCAGATTGGGTTCATTTAAGACTGTGTCTTACTTGTGGTCATGTAGGTTGTTGCGATAATTCTAGAAATAAACATGGAACTAAGCATTTTAAAAATACAGCACATCCAATAATCAAATCCTACGAACCAGGAGAGTCTTGGAAATGGTGCTTTGTAGATGAACTATTTATAGAATAG
- a CDS encoding S8 family peptidase, which produces MSKKYERFAKLILTCFILMTGFLSSISTLQTYAQSLSLSEIPLLDYDIESNNNIKDLYDLIPNLNNKKAPSEHDSDSKVGSKDSLEKVIESPDSKDENEIQSENSNYPFYSGDILDNTRNSGPENKNNKEITSPGILSSLLEKLPYSNVVPDSSSSSSSPDSESENGEVIPGQYIVVLKEDALDLREILTDISKKVNIEGTQILHVYEDALNGFSLKVPNERIIDVLNQSPFVEHIEKDKVVKAFAQTLSTGINRVDGDLSSTRSGNGAGSVNADIAILDSGIHTSHSDLNVYHQKTFVSGTSSGNDDNGHGTHVAGIAAAKDNSIGVVGIAPGAKLWAIKVLDRNGAGALSTIIKGIDYIRQYASQIEVANLSLGCQCKSAAFDTAINNAVKAGITFIVAAGNSGRDASTNSPANNPNVIAVSAIGDSDGKCGGIGPSTGNGRDDTLASFSNYGSVIDIAAPGVKIYSTYKGNTYATMSGTSMASPHVAGAAALYEASHPGASPTEVRNALLNNGSTSTTTCDGNGRGYFAGDKDTSRERLLYVRNY; this is translated from the coding sequence GTGAGTAAAAAATATGAGAGATTTGCAAAGTTGATATTGACTTGTTTTATATTAATGACGGGTTTTTTGTCATCCATTTCCACACTACAGACATATGCACAGAGTCTGAGCTTATCTGAGATACCATTGTTGGATTATGATATTGAAAGTAATAACAATATAAAAGATCTATACGACTTGATCCCAAATCTGAATAATAAAAAAGCTCCATCTGAACATGATTCAGATTCTAAAGTCGGTTCCAAAGACTCTCTTGAAAAAGTAATAGAATCACCAGATTCTAAAGATGAAAATGAGATACAAAGTGAAAATAGTAATTATCCTTTTTATTCAGGTGACATATTAGATAATACGCGCAATTCCGGTCCAGAAAATAAGAATAACAAAGAGATTACATCTCCCGGAATTCTTTCATCCCTTTTGGAAAAATTACCTTATTCAAATGTGGTGCCTGATTCTTCCTCCTCCTCCTCCTCCCCAGATTCTGAATCTGAAAATGGTGAAGTAATTCCAGGACAGTACATAGTCGTACTAAAAGAAGATGCGTTAGACTTACGCGAAATATTAACAGACATTTCAAAGAAAGTAAATATTGAAGGAACACAGATCCTACACGTTTATGAGGATGCATTAAATGGATTTTCTCTTAAAGTTCCAAATGAGAGAATAATAGATGTTCTGAATCAAAGTCCATTTGTAGAACACATAGAAAAAGATAAGGTAGTTAAAGCATTTGCCCAAACTCTGTCGACTGGTATCAATAGAGTTGATGGAGATTTAAGCTCTACAAGGTCTGGAAATGGAGCTGGTTCTGTCAATGCAGACATAGCAATTTTGGATAGCGGGATCCATACAAGCCATTCTGACCTTAACGTGTATCATCAAAAAACATTTGTCTCAGGCACATCTTCAGGAAATGATGATAATGGTCATGGTACCCATGTTGCAGGAATTGCTGCTGCCAAAGACAATTCTATTGGAGTAGTGGGTATAGCACCTGGAGCAAAGTTGTGGGCAATCAAAGTATTGGACAGAAATGGTGCAGGGGCGTTATCGACTATAATAAAAGGCATTGACTATATTAGACAATATGCCAGCCAAATAGAGGTAGCCAACCTTAGCCTTGGATGTCAATGTAAATCTGCTGCATTTGATACTGCTATTAATAACGCTGTGAAAGCTGGGATAACATTCATAGTGGCTGCAGGAAATTCGGGAAGGGATGCTTCTACAAATTCACCTGCTAATAATCCCAATGTTATTGCAGTATCAGCAATTGGAGATAGTGATGGCAAATGTGGAGGTATTGGTCCTAGTACGGGTAACGGACGGGATGATACTTTAGCAAGTTTTAGTAACTATGGTTCAGTTATTGATATAGCTGCTCCAGGTGTGAAAATATATTCTACTTATAAAGGCAATACATATGCTACTATGAGCGGTACAAGCATGGCATCTCCACATGTGGCAGGTGCAGCTGCATTATATGAGGCTTCCCATCCAGGTGCATCACCAACTGAGGTAAGAAATGCCTTATTAAACAATGGATCAACTTCGACTACAACCTGTGATGGAAACGGGCGTGGCTACTTTGCAGGTGACAAGGATACCAGCCGGGAGCGATTACTATATGTAAGGAACTATTGA
- a CDS encoding response regulator: protein MLFDNRAQIASDRNTNKRFWDTPAGMDNSRSHLIRNRSIPTTKNDPFSSNSNADATKAGDIRLNNELELTRILLAESEKEIRSLFKIYLDSLGADSETADDGNKALAAYLRSKENGRNYDAVVLDTHLKDISGLDVAKKIHDRDQSQRIILITTRSKKQLPLDTLRATSIKEKDILVMPFKLSNLAETLVY, encoded by the coding sequence ATGCTGTTTGATAATCGTGCTCAAATTGCTTCGGATAGAAATACAAACAAGAGGTTTTGGGATACTCCCGCGGGTATGGATAATTCTCGCTCTCACTTGATTAGGAATAGAAGCATACCTACAACGAAAAATGATCCATTCTCTTCCAATTCAAATGCTGATGCCACCAAAGCTGGAGATATTAGGCTCAATAATGAACTCGAACTTACTCGAATTCTGCTTGCCGAATCAGAAAAAGAAATAAGATCATTATTTAAGATATACTTGGATTCATTGGGTGCAGATTCCGAGACAGCTGATGACGGAAATAAAGCATTGGCCGCCTATCTTCGCAGCAAAGAAAATGGAAGGAATTATGATGCGGTTGTTTTGGATACCCATTTGAAAGATATTTCGGGCTTGGATGTTGCAAAGAAAATACACGATAGGGATCAATCTCAGAGAATAATTCTAATAACAACGAGATCAAAGAAACAATTACCATTAGATACACTGAGAGCCACATCAATAAAGGAAAAAGACATCTTGGTAATGCCCTTTAAACTCTCTAATTTGGCTGAGACTTTAGTCTACTAG
- a CDS encoding DUF1428 family protein produces MNNPNVNETSNKSASQVAIFIYRAPKENHDALVKVNKHSHDFFMKHGILRFEVYNLNAREDMMEFVNLAKTISASENEEVWMEIQSYRDAKHVQEFMKAMEGDRSGDEMYNEFMKLITPGSIVTFGDFGKLGEIS; encoded by the coding sequence ATGAATAATCCGAATGTGAATGAAACATCAAATAAATCTGCTAGTCAGGTGGCAATTTTCATATATCGTGCACCTAAAGAAAACCATGATGCCTTGGTAAAAGTAAATAAACATTCGCATGATTTTTTTATGAAACATGGCATACTTAGATTTGAAGTATATAATCTCAATGCAAGAGAGGACATGATGGAATTTGTAAACTTGGCAAAAACCATTTCTGCATCTGAAAATGAGGAGGTTTGGATGGAAATACAATCCTATCGTGACGCCAAGCATGTCCAGGAATTTATGAAGGCAATGGAAGGTGATAGGAGTGGAGACGAAATGTATAATGAATTTATGAAACTTATTACTCCAGGATCAATAGTTACATTTGGAGACTTTGGTAAATTAGGAGAGATTTCCTAA
- a CDS encoding tetratricopeptide repeat protein, with the protein MNKSPTIFLFFGVYSMGLVILTCSLMFFTNSIHGLFFSTAVIFGQEASVTIHNTDLLNQGKYLNNIGNYSEALIYFNKVLSTEPNNTEALHGKGLTIDNFGNHTEAMDIYDKILSIDSDNMDALSSKGVILYNTGNHTEAIKNFEKVLTLNYSTSNRSSFDRGVSYYGLGNYQEATDQFRRALEAEPNNTLTLNNLGFALDISGNHTEAIKYFDLAILINPNNANSFYGKALAVGHQGNQSKALILVDKALSINHNNTFALIGKADYLYELRNFTGAIMYADKALEIDPVNTNALIVKGFSLGISGNHTEAIKYFDLALENDPKNLDVLYGKRVILNQMGSRTGS; encoded by the coding sequence ATGAACAAATCACCTACAATCTTTCTTTTCTTTGGAGTATATTCAATGGGGTTAGTAATTCTAACGTGTAGTTTAATGTTTTTTACTAACAGTATTCATGGATTGTTTTTTTCCACTGCTGTAATATTTGGACAAGAAGCTTCCGTCACTATCCATAATACTGATTTACTTAATCAAGGAAAGTACCTGAACAATATTGGGAACTATAGTGAAGCTTTAATATATTTTAACAAGGTCCTTTCTACGGAGCCCAACAATACAGAAGCTTTACATGGTAAAGGTTTGACCATTGATAATTTTGGTAACCATACGGAGGCCATGGATATTTACGATAAAATCCTAAGTATAGATTCCGATAATATGGATGCACTATCTAGCAAAGGTGTAATTTTGTACAATACTGGTAATCATACAGAGGCTATAAAGAATTTTGAAAAGGTATTGACTCTAAACTATAGCACAAGTAACCGTTCCTCGTTTGATAGAGGAGTGTCTTACTATGGACTAGGAAATTATCAAGAGGCAACAGATCAATTTAGGAGGGCATTGGAAGCTGAGCCAAACAACACACTAACATTGAATAATCTAGGTTTTGCTTTGGATATTTCTGGTAACCATACGGAGGCTATAAAATACTTTGACCTTGCGATTTTGATTAATCCTAACAATGCAAATTCTTTTTATGGTAAAGCCCTGGCCGTAGGTCATCAAGGTAATCAATCCAAAGCACTTATCCTTGTGGATAAGGCACTTTCCATAAACCATAACAATACCTTTGCATTAATTGGCAAGGCCGACTATCTGTACGAACTACGAAACTTTACAGGCGCCATAATGTATGCTGACAAGGCACTAGAGATTGATCCAGTCAATACCAATGCTTTAATTGTAAAGGGATTTTCATTGGGTATTTCTGGTAACCATACGGAGGCTATAAAATACTTTGACCTTGCATTAGAGAACGATCCAAAAAATTTAGATGTATTGTATGGTAAAAGAGTAATCCTAAATCAAATGGGTAGCCGTACAGGGTCATGA
- a CDS encoding hemopexin repeat-containing protein yields the protein MKTVSVYILIIATILLTFSVSLGLSFAQTFTTDIDAAFLSDVDNKLYLLKGDQYVRLSFVVGEGATMDEGYPQPIADWTGLTANFTSDIDTAFLSDVDNKLYLLKGDQYIRLSFVVGEGAIMDEGYPQPIADWTGVPG from the coding sequence ATGAAAACTGTATCCGTCTATATCCTTATTATAGCAACAATACTTTTGACATTTAGTGTTAGTTTAGGTTTATCATTTGCACAAACCTTCACAACCGATATTGATGCTGCCTTTCTTAGCGATGTCGACAATAAACTCTACCTTCTAAAAGGAGATCAATATGTTCGACTTAGTTTTGTTGTTGGAGAAGGTGCAACCATGGATGAAGGTTATCCACAACCAATAGCTGATTGGACAGGCTTAACTGCTAATTTTACATCTGACATAGATACGGCTTTTCTTAGCGATGTCGACAATAAACTCTACCTTCTAAAAGGAGATCAATATATTCGACTTAGTTTTGTTGTTGGAGAAGGTGCAATCATGGATGAAGGTTATCCACAACCAATAGCTGATTGGACTGGAGTGCCAGGTTAA
- a CDS encoding integrase, giving the protein METVPQTVNINHEFNKTLHRLSKESHSLNIDWEGYKEYLSNLNKSKKEIQNKVGYGRTYFHILETGNAQELMKVSNGCRVHAMRALSTLAKYTGYYEEWMKIVEKYQLKWKNENYNSINTFKSIFGIDEGSEQTYSKMIVWIRTSISELPIEVGKIILFNTLTGLRPDEAQKAIYLIKTNGNVYVNKEKGLLLHYLYPNISFRTTKKAYISIIDKKIVDLVQPIKLRDSYYYTVRRAIELAGKKMNMYYCRKVFATYLRNKGIEPEIIDLLQGRISSSVFVNHYYRPDINEIITKRIRPVLDELMKEIMTK; this is encoded by the coding sequence ATGGAAACGGTTCCTCAGACGGTAAATATAAATCATGAATTTAATAAAACTTTACATCGACTATCCAAGGAATCCCACAGCCTAAATATTGATTGGGAAGGATATAAGGAATATTTATCAAACTTAAACAAATCAAAGAAAGAGATTCAGAATAAAGTCGGATATGGTAGAACCTATTTTCATATCCTAGAAACAGGCAATGCCCAGGAGCTAATGAAAGTGTCAAATGGTTGTCGAGTGCATGCTATGAGAGCCCTTTCCACTCTAGCCAAATATACAGGTTATTACGAGGAATGGATGAAGATTGTGGAGAAGTATCAATTAAAGTGGAAGAATGAAAACTACAATTCAATAAACACTTTCAAAAGTATATTCGGAATTGATGAAGGAAGCGAACAAACATATTCTAAAATGATAGTTTGGATAAGGACAAGCATTTCCGAACTACCAATAGAAGTTGGCAAAATAATATTATTCAATACACTCACAGGTTTAAGACCCGACGAAGCACAAAAAGCAATCTATCTTATTAAAACGAATGGTAACGTATATGTAAACAAAGAAAAAGGATTACTTCTACATTATCTATACCCTAATATTTCCTTTAGAACAACCAAGAAGGCTTACATCTCAATAATAGATAAGAAAATAGTGGATTTGGTTCAACCTATTAAATTAAGAGATTCATATTACTACACTGTTCGAAGGGCTATTGAGCTAGCCGGAAAGAAAATGAACATGTATTACTGTCGCAAAGTCTTTGCTACCTATCTGCGAAATAAAGGGATAGAACCAGAGATAATAGATTTACTACAAGGAAGGATAAGCAGTTCTGTATTCGTTAATCACTATTATAGGCCAGACATAAACGAAATAATTACAAAGAGGATAAGGCCTGTGTTGGATGAGTTGATGAAGGAAATTATGACCAAATAA